The following nucleotide sequence is from Psilocybe cubensis strain MGC-MH-2018 chromosome 13, whole genome shotgun sequence.
ATCTCTTTTTGTGCAATACTTTATACTCTCTAAAAGTAGAACAAGGTCCAAGAAGTGTCTGTGAAACTCCTGCTCGACATGGGATCCAAGCGGGATACTATAAACAGCAATTTTTGTCCATTGTACCTTTGTTGAGAAAGAGGAAGTAACCCCTTATCACTGAAGAGTAACACTTTCTTGTAAGTCAGCAATCGCTCTGGACCTCGGTCCCGTTTTCAATTCGATTCGTGAGCGCTGAAGCCATGTGACAGAAACCTACGCAGCTTTTAGTGTCGAGGATACCTACTCAGTTCAACGGAGACGACACCCGAATGTTTACAGATTCCGGAAAAAATTGGGAGAGTTGGTAGCTGTTGGTAGGTGGTCATTGTTCTCCTCTGAGCTTTTCAATCGTCGTGGTTATTTTCATACTTTTGGCTATAGTGGCTTTGAACTGCGCAACTATGGCACCGATGTGATGTCTTTTTTACAAGGACTGAGAAGCCCCGAATGTCAAAATGGCATCGACGCTCCCACCATGCAACACGCTTCGAGATCGCACTTTTACCGTCATAGAGAATAAGAGCAACATCGAAAGATTATTCAAAACTTTTCGGCGAAACTGAACGCGTAGTAAGCTTGTGTGATTGTGCCCAACCACTAAAGTCTCTATAATTGGATCCCATTTTGCACGGCACATGCACTGTTTGAGTGAGTAATTTCTGAAGCTATTTGGCGTCTCCGAATAATCCTATCTTTCAGTTATGATTCCAGTAGGTTCATTTTTGTCAACCAACAAATAAATAGGACTGCCTTCCGTATCAAAGTCAAAGGAAATTGAAATCCTTTGCATGGTCCTCAGTTTCCATGCATCGCCCGCTTTATGTACCAGATTACGGATTTTCTCGGGGAGTGTGAGAGTATCCCTACACCTTAGCAGCCAAGAGCAGGTTTCAAAAACGTGAAATGCGAGAAGCGTAAAAGCTAAATCTAGATCATGGATGAACCAAATCCGGAGGTATCGGGGCCTCCGGCTAGATGCCATTCCCTCCGGACATGGAAAATGTTGTACGTATCGCCCAATCTTACGCACCAATCGACCCTAGCCGCTGGAATGGCTGAAATCTATATAAATCTGGCCGCGTTCGGTTTGCGTCTTTTTCCCGACACCCATTTTCTCCCCCTTGAAGTGTCCATCGATTGTggccttcttcctctgcgcTTTTGATAGATTCAGGGTGCTCAACGTTCATTCGTTATAATTTATTCACATGCCGGCCGAAAGACGAAAGAAATCTACCAAACAGCAGGAGACTGGAATCGGTGAGTCTCAAATGGCAGCGCGCCGTCTCAGGAAATTGACCCACCCATCAAAGACCaagacgcgacgcgtttgACAACACAGCAAGAGTCCAGAGTGGAGCTCTCACACTCGCCAGTATCGCCGGTAACAGAGGACTCCCTTTCATCGCCGCTCTCTGACTCGATTGCGTTTAAATTCGAGCAAGATGTTTCCGAGCCTCGACGAACCTTCCACGGCAGAAAGAAACCAGTTGATCACATTCCCCGTCCACCAAATGCCTTCATTCTCTTTCGCTCTATGTTCATCAAAAGCCGGCATGTCTCCACTGGAGTGGAAACGAACCACAGCACGCTCTCGAAGATCATCGGCCTGACCTGGCAAAACCTTCCGGAAGAGGAACGCCAGAAATGGCATATCAAAGCCAAGCATGCGCAGGACGAGCACAAACGTCAATTTCCTCAATACTCCTTCAAGCCTGTTCACACCAAGGCAAAGAACGGCGAACGCAAGAAAATTCGCGAAGTTGGCCCCAAGGACCAGAAACGCTGTCAGAAGATAGCAGAGCTATTGGTTAGCGGTACGAAGGGGGAAGCCCTTGAGGCAGCGATTCACGAGTTTGACAAGACCCATGTTCCTGAAATCATTACGCGTTTTGACACGCCCATTACTGCGAACAGCTTTTCGCCGACGTCTGTCTCTCCAGCGGAACGACAACCTAGCCCTGCCGTTTCGCTTAAAAGAAAAGTAACACCTAACATTCTCGATCGCACCAAGTCTTCTCCCCCTCGTCCAAGCATAACTATACCATCATCCCCCAAAGAGGAACCCCACGAGGCATCACCTGCCATACCATTCTACGAAAATTCACTCTTTACTAACCCCCAACCTTCGTTTGTAAGTTTAAATTTGTTTACATTATTTTAAATCTGATCAGCTTCACTCTAGGATTATGACACGTTCACTTTCTCTACTTCACACTCCACTCCGACTATTTACCATGGAGAGGCCTACACGCAGGACGTTAGGCCCGCTGACCCTTCGTTTGACTCACCCGTGACTCAAGACCCATCTATGTTATTCCCACCTGCCGAATACAGAGGCGGAGAAGAGTGGACACGGCAAAGCTCACCTCTTTCGAACGCGACTGGTAGCATGCCCTCGACTCCTTCTCATCTAAGCATTCCATTCCCAGAGCCGTATAGCACGTTTACTCCAGAGGCCGCTTCTGATTACGCTTCCATACACACCCCCTTCCCCGACTATTCGAACTACTCCTATGCGGCGATGTCAGAGCCGGTATATGAAATCAAAGACTCCCGAACTTCATCTTCTGGGTTCCACGCATTCTCATCAGAAGCAGTCCAGCAGGCGCCTACTATGCTTCGAGACGATGTGGACTTTTCCACGCTGATGCACTCGCTCACCTCGTATTCGCTTTAATTCTTTTGTTCTGCACTAGGATATCAGAAGCGCCATAACTTATGGTCTATGTATTCGTCTAGGTTTGACGTTATCTGTTCCCCCCTTTTTTTTAGTTTACTTCTAGGCATCTGGCGGGTGCCCGCTATGGGCATCAACCCGCTTTGTTAAACATACTATCACCGGAATGGCCCATGGATTGTATCGAGGGCTGTACATGATACCCGTCATCGTATACCATTATATGTAACACGCATTGTACTTATTCCTTCTTTACAACCTCTTAACGTCAGTAGCTGACGTACCTTATCTGTACTATGTACCACATTTTCTTTTCATGAAATAGGAAAACACGTAATTCTATATTAATCTTGTCTGATGACGATGTCAAATGACAAATAAGAAAGGCTTGCTTTTTGATGGAGTGTTAATAAAACTTTAATCCACCGGGACCGAGGGTCATACATGAATTCGTACCCCCGTTTCCAACAAGAGATGGGCGCGCCCTCTTTTGATGATATGTTATTGAAATTTACAACATTAATGAATAACTACACTCTCTTTGAGTCCGAGACGGCGACATTGGACGGTGTCCCGAAACCGGGGTGCGTGTGAACTGGCCCATTGAAGTGCTTTCTTCCCCAAAACGCCCAGGTGAACCCAACAATCAGCATGATACCCCCGATTGACACTACGGAGTAGTTCATGTTGAATTGGGTAACAGGGCTGGCAGTAGGCAGGATGAACAGAATGCAAATAAAGACGATGAACTGCATCAAGGGCAAATTTACGCGGGATTGTCAGTAACGCAACTCAATTGTGATAGGTATGCGCACCGCAAAGCTAGCCAAATTGATCCACCACGACCATTGTCCAAGGTGAAAGGGACCGCGTTCCTTCATTCTTGGGATAATTCAATTAGATTTTAGCAGGCATCTCCGATGATATGACGGATGTAAGCATACGCTGATGGCCAAAAGACCCTGATAATGATAGGTTGCAAATATCCAAGCATGACCGATATTGCTGCAGACGATAAAATTGCATTGAACTGGGGAAATTGAGCTGCCAGGCACGATCATTGCGGAACGAATATGGGCGCTTACCGCAATAATGGAGCCTATGTAAGCGCAAGATATAAGGCATCCTATCAAGACAGACAACCAGACCCCGACATATGGCGCTTGAAATCTATTCAAAGACATGAAGTGGCGCTTCATCGGAAACGCCTCATCACGGGCCAGCGCATAAAAAAGTCTGGAACTCGCTGTGAATGCGGTGGCAGCGGCCATGAACTGAGCTAACGTGATAACTGTAAGGCACATCAGTGTCAGTCGTCGTCCGACGGCATCAAAATACAGCTGTGCGATGGGGATGGCGTAGGATGTAGACTGTACACTTGCAATACTTTGCACCGAGAAAAGAAGGGCGATCATATAGGCCAGTCCGACCACCCATGAGCCAACAATGCTCCCGACAACGGCTACAGGCGCGAGGAACTCTGCACGACGTGCTTCTTCAGCGACTTGTGCTGCTGTTTCACAGCCCTCCAAAGTATATACTGCCTAGTTCACATATGCACTGAGTTCATATTTAAAACAATAACGACTCTATTGTATTACCTGCAAGAATCCG
It contains:
- a CDS encoding Repressor ROX1, which encodes MPAERRKKSTKQQETGIDQDATRLTTQQESRVELSHSPVSPVTEDSLSSPLSDSIAFKFEQDVSEPRRTFHGRKKPVDHIPRPPNAFILFRSMFIKSRHVSTGVETNHSTLSKIIGLTWQNLPEEERQKWHIKAKHAQDEHKRQFPQYSFKPVHTKAKNGERKKIREVGPKDQKRCQKIAELLVSGTKGEALEAAIHEFDKTHVPEIITRFDTPITANSFSPTSVSPAERQPSPAVSLKRKVTPNILDRTKSSPPRPSITIPSSPKEEPHEASPAIPFYENSLFTNPQPSFDYDTFTFSTSHSTPTIYHGEAYTQDVRPADPSFDSPVTQDPSMLFPPAEYRGGEEWTRQSSPLSNATGSMPSTPSHLSIPFPEPYSTFTPEAASDYASIHTPFPDYSNYSYAAMSEPVYEIKDSRTSSSGFHAFSSEAVQQAPTMLRDDVDFSTLMHSLTSYSL
- a CDS encoding Amino-acid permease BAT1-like protein (Amino-acid permease BAT1 homolog), translating into MQDSLPTAEMKVEDGLHDEDGDESNKRLRELGYRVEFRREMSFFGVLGMSFCAIGILTGMSSAFQTGLFSGGPLGLFWGWNICSLFMLFIALSLAEICSAYPTMGGLYFWVCKMKPDAPALGFCTGWIYTIAMVLTGTSGNLSVALYIASLVEIGQQTTLKRVEIAAIAWGVNVASGVLNTVGTKAIGRMSSFNMWWTIGGTLVLVITLLVKAPDKNSGAFVFTDYENFTGWQSKGFVVLLGFLQAVYTLEGCETAAQVAEEARRAEFLAPVAVVGSIVGSWVVGLAYMIALLFSVQSIASVQSTSYAIPIAQLYFDAVGRRLTLMCLTVITLAQFMAAATAFTASSRLFYALARDEAFPMKRHFMSLNRFQAPYVGVWLSVLIGCLISCAYIGSIIAFNAILSSAAISVMLGYLQPIIIRVFWPSAMKERGPFHLGQWSWWINLASFAFIVFICILFILPTASPVTQFNMNYSVVSIGGIMLIVGFTWAFWGRKHFNGPVHTHPGFGTPSNVAVSDSKRV